In the genome of Nocardioides seonyuensis, one region contains:
- a CDS encoding peptidylprolyl isomerase, producing the protein MADPQATLKTNRGDIVLNLFPNHAPETVDNFTGLAEGTKDYNDDAGRSGEKFYDGLGFHRVIDGFMIQGGCPLGTGTGGPGYTFKDEIHPELVFDKPYLLAMANAGPGTNGSQFFITVTPTPHLNRKHTIFGEVADQASRDVVDAIATTRTGPMDRPAEPVVIESVEITR; encoded by the coding sequence ATGGCGGACCCGCAGGCGACCCTCAAGACCAACCGTGGCGACATCGTGCTGAACCTGTTCCCCAACCACGCGCCTGAGACGGTCGACAACTTCACCGGCCTCGCCGAGGGCACCAAGGACTACAACGACGACGCCGGCCGCAGCGGCGAGAAGTTCTACGACGGCCTCGGCTTCCACCGCGTGATCGACGGCTTCATGATCCAGGGTGGCTGCCCGCTGGGCACCGGCACCGGCGGCCCGGGCTACACGTTCAAGGACGAGATCCACCCCGAGCTCGTCTTCGACAAGCCCTACCTCCTCGCGATGGCCAACGCCGGTCCCGGCACCAACGGCTCGCAGTTCTTCATCACCGTGACCCCGACGCCCCACCTCAACCGCAAGCACACGATCTTCGGCGAGGTGGCCGACCAGGCCAGCCGCGACGTCGTCGACGCGATCGCCACGACCCGCACCGGTCCGATGGACCGCCCCGCCGAGCCCGTCGTGATCGAGTCGGTCGAGATCACCCGCTGA
- a CDS encoding cell division protein CrgA, whose translation MTKSESAQIQEPRVRLWSVRFLVALVLIIAGIAWMTWYYVAVRPDPTVLPPAEGSPKAIADLERWNYVIGFGLLLLGLMVSAHRSTPLGRGRGVVVGMLGSFLIGLLWICTFYVFADDLSDIPVFNDLGQWNLVVGIAFMAVGFSFATKWE comes from the coding sequence GTGACCAAGTCCGAGTCGGCCCAGATCCAGGAGCCGCGCGTCCGGTTGTGGAGCGTGAGGTTCCTGGTCGCCCTGGTCCTGATCATCGCAGGCATCGCCTGGATGACGTGGTACTACGTCGCGGTCCGGCCGGACCCGACGGTCCTCCCGCCCGCCGAGGGGTCCCCCAAGGCGATCGCCGACCTCGAGCGCTGGAACTACGTCATCGGCTTCGGCCTGCTGCTGCTCGGCCTGATGGTCTCCGCGCACCGCTCGACGCCGCTGGGCCGCGGCCGCGGTGTGGTCGTCGGGATGCTCGGCAGCTTCCTCATCGGCCTGCTGTGGATCTGCACGTTCTACGTCTTCGCCGACGACCTCAGCGACATCCCCGTCTTCAACGACCTCGGCCAGTGGAACCTCGTGGTCGGCATCGCGTTCATGGCGGTGGGCTTCAGCTTCGCCACCAAGTGGGAGTGA
- a CDS encoding rhomboid family intramembrane serine protease — MSDHPGSVPGGAPVCYRHPDRETWIRCQRCDRPICPDCMRDAAVGFQCPDCVKQGAKETRQGLSLYGGRRSADPRLTSFVLIGINAAIWMAIMATGGNNSRLVDLLAFMPRGRCNAPEAGMYFPDIRTEAVCDTAGTWIPGIVDGAWWKLLSPVFTHVEIWHIATNMLALFVLGPIVEAAFGRTRFLAIYLAGGLGGSVCALWLASPGSSGVGASGALFGLLGALVVMSVKGHVDRQWVTQNLVLGVVITVVGWRFISWQGHLGGLLAGLATAGLVVFAPKARRSAVQWAGIAAVLVVLLALALVRVAALA, encoded by the coding sequence TTGAGCGACCACCCAGGGTCCGTCCCCGGCGGGGCGCCGGTCTGCTACCGGCACCCCGACCGGGAGACATGGATCCGCTGCCAGCGCTGCGACCGCCCGATCTGCCCCGACTGCATGCGCGATGCCGCGGTCGGCTTCCAGTGCCCCGACTGCGTCAAGCAGGGCGCCAAGGAGACGCGCCAGGGCCTTTCGCTGTACGGCGGCCGGCGCAGCGCCGACCCCCGCCTGACCTCGTTCGTGCTGATCGGCATCAACGCCGCCATCTGGATGGCGATCATGGCCACCGGTGGCAACAACTCCCGGCTGGTCGACCTGCTCGCCTTCATGCCGCGCGGAAGGTGCAACGCCCCCGAGGCGGGGATGTACTTCCCGGACATCCGCACCGAGGCGGTCTGCGACACCGCCGGCACCTGGATCCCGGGCATCGTCGACGGCGCCTGGTGGAAGCTCCTGAGCCCGGTCTTCACCCACGTCGAGATCTGGCACATCGCCACCAACATGCTCGCGCTGTTCGTCCTGGGGCCGATCGTGGAGGCCGCCTTCGGCCGCACCCGCTTCCTGGCGATCTACCTCGCAGGCGGGCTGGGCGGCTCCGTGTGCGCCCTGTGGCTCGCCTCTCCCGGCTCCAGCGGGGTCGGAGCCTCCGGTGCACTCTTCGGACTCCTGGGCGCACTCGTCGTGATGTCGGTCAAGGGGCACGTCGACCGCCAGTGGGTGACGCAGAACCTCGTGCTCGGTGTCGTGATCACCGTGGTGGGGTGGCGCTTCATCTCGTGGCAGGGACACCTCGGCGGCCTTCTCGCCGGCCTCGCCACCGCCGGCCTGGTCGTCTTCGCGCCGAAGGCCCGTCGCAGCGCGGTCCAGTGGGCCGGCATCGCTGCCGTGCTCGTCGTACTCCTCGCGCTCGCGCTGGTGCGTGTGGCCGCGCTCGCCTGA
- a CDS encoding DUF3817 domain-containing protein codes for MRKNLTAYRVMAFVVGVLLVILFFVGVPLGSFDGTEMWCLEEGRCAFDSTPTWFLPGSDVQHFGELLTEYLGVAHGWLYMLFLISAFLLSRRAGWDLPFTLVTLVCGTVPVLSFWAEHRATRRVRADHPDLV; via the coding sequence GTGCGCAAGAACCTCACCGCCTACCGCGTCATGGCCTTCGTGGTGGGCGTGCTCCTGGTCATCCTCTTCTTCGTCGGCGTCCCGCTCGGCAGCTTCGACGGCACCGAGATGTGGTGCCTGGAGGAGGGCCGGTGCGCCTTCGACAGCACTCCCACCTGGTTCCTGCCCGGATCGGACGTCCAGCACTTCGGCGAGCTGCTCACGGAGTACCTCGGGGTCGCCCACGGCTGGCTCTACATGCTGTTCCTGATCAGCGCGTTCCTGCTCTCACGCAGGGCCGGCTGGGACCTGCCCTTCACCCTGGTCACCCTGGTGTGCGGCACGGTCCCCGTCCTCTCGTTCTGGGCCGAGCACCGGGCCACCCGACGCGTGCGCGCCGACCACCCGGACCTCGTCTGA
- a CDS encoding FixH family protein yields the protein MTLLRRVAALLAALAVLTLAQVVAAGPATAHAELVSTNPLNGAQLADAPGEVVLEFTESVALLDDGIRLLGAGGDAVPTPAPVTDGSTVRWAMPRDLPDGAYVVSWRVVSGDSHPVTGAFSFGVGEGVTVNPVEAEQGPAVDAPVQVVAARFVGYLGFVLVTGAVVFALCCWRPARRHPRTHVLLRTGLVLAATAAVLALLFQGPYVTARPLSDLFDRALLSETTHSSFGAWTQVRLFILLAMGAILWPRGALENKVNRWIAVTGVAGVAITFSGTAHAAASGAVTERAVDAAHVLAAGIWVGGLVALTAAASGRGEKPDTHAIRAFSRVALLSVLLLVATGTVNSLYRLDALDSLWRSDYGRLLAVKILVVGTAVAVAAVSRRRARQGADQVRGSVRVEVVTTVLVLALTAVLATVTPPATTDPAPAESTATGPVSVDMDLAAGASAQLEVDPATVAGSRLAVELVDSEGGPLDARQVRLTATLPEEGIGPLDITLGGAAPGHWHGAFTFPYAGEWRLTLTVEDRRQAAVVTSGTVDIR from the coding sequence ATGACCTTGCTCCGTCGCGTCGCGGCCCTGCTCGCGGCTCTGGCTGTGCTCACCCTCGCGCAGGTGGTCGCTGCCGGCCCGGCGACTGCGCACGCCGAGCTCGTCTCGACCAACCCCCTCAACGGTGCCCAGCTGGCCGACGCACCTGGGGAGGTGGTGCTGGAGTTCACCGAGTCCGTGGCACTGCTCGACGACGGCATCCGGTTGCTCGGCGCCGGCGGGGACGCCGTACCCACACCAGCTCCTGTGACAGACGGAAGCACCGTCCGGTGGGCGATGCCCCGGGATCTTCCCGACGGTGCGTACGTCGTCAGTTGGCGTGTCGTCTCAGGCGACAGTCACCCCGTCACCGGAGCGTTCTCCTTCGGTGTCGGGGAGGGCGTCACGGTCAACCCCGTCGAGGCGGAACAGGGACCAGCGGTGGACGCCCCCGTGCAGGTCGTCGCAGCACGGTTCGTCGGCTACCTCGGCTTCGTCCTCGTCACGGGGGCAGTTGTCTTCGCGCTGTGCTGCTGGCGACCCGCCCGGCGACACCCGCGCACCCACGTGCTGCTCCGCACCGGCCTGGTCCTCGCCGCAACGGCGGCCGTGCTGGCACTGCTCTTCCAGGGCCCATACGTGACGGCACGACCGCTCTCTGACCTGTTCGACCGGGCGCTGCTGTCCGAGACCACGCACTCGTCCTTCGGGGCGTGGACCCAGGTGCGTCTCTTCATCCTCCTCGCCATGGGTGCCATCCTCTGGCCACGGGGAGCACTCGAGAACAAGGTGAACCGGTGGATCGCGGTCACAGGTGTGGCGGGCGTCGCCATCACCTTCTCCGGCACCGCCCATGCCGCAGCCTCGGGTGCTGTCACCGAACGTGCCGTCGACGCCGCGCACGTGCTCGCCGCCGGCATCTGGGTCGGTGGCCTGGTCGCCCTCACCGCTGCCGCCAGCGGACGTGGCGAGAAGCCAGACACCCACGCGATCCGGGCGTTCTCGAGGGTCGCGCTGCTCTCCGTCCTCCTCCTCGTCGCCACGGGCACCGTGAACTCCCTGTACCGACTCGACGCCCTCGACTCGTTGTGGCGCTCCGACTACGGGCGACTCCTGGCCGTCAAGATCCTCGTGGTCGGGACGGCCGTCGCCGTGGCTGCCGTGTCGAGGCGACGAGCTCGTCAAGGTGCAGACCAAGTCCGAGGCTCGGTCCGCGTCGAAGTGGTGACGACCGTGCTCGTGCTTGCTCTCACCGCTGTCCTGGCCACGGTGACCCCGCCGGCCACCACGGACCCGGCCCCGGCTGAGAGCACCGCCACGGGACCCGTCAGCGTCGACATGGACCTCGCCGCCGGAGCATCCGCGCAGCTGGAGGTCGACCCCGCGACCGTCGCAGGGAGCCGCCTCGCGGTGGAGCTCGTGGACTCCGAGGGAGGACCTCTCGACGCCAGGCAGGTCCGGCTCACGGCGACGCTCCCCGAGGAGGGCATCGGACCCCTCGACATCACCCTCGGCGGCGCCGCCCCCGGCCACTGGCACGGAGCCTTCACCTTCCCCTACGCCGGGGAGTGGAGGCTGACCCTCACCGTCGAGGACCGACGGCAGGCCGCGGTCGTCACCAGCGGGACCGTCGACATCAGGTGA
- a CDS encoding SURF1 family protein has translation MSRRPSILQEMGALLLTVVLVGIAAGLGWWQLGAWQARRAAEARDLTQNPPVAMTDVLGPDDPFPAPDVGRPVTVEGTWLPEGRFWVSDRQHDGRDGYWAVTPLRLGEAGTPAVLVVQGWAESPQGPAPTGTAEVTGWLQPPEGGTVTDDDASDDIFPEIRVADAVQRVDTDLYSAYVVADPARSADVTGDLAPADLASLPEVGRFTALKNLLYAIEWWVFGAFAAFVWWRWRQDARDEEASYAA, from the coding sequence GTGAGCCGGCGCCCATCGATCCTGCAGGAGATGGGTGCGCTCCTCCTCACCGTCGTGCTCGTCGGTATCGCCGCCGGACTGGGCTGGTGGCAGCTCGGGGCCTGGCAGGCCCGCCGTGCCGCCGAGGCGCGCGACCTGACCCAGAACCCGCCGGTCGCGATGACCGACGTGCTCGGTCCCGACGATCCCTTCCCGGCGCCGGACGTGGGCCGGCCCGTGACCGTCGAGGGGACCTGGCTGCCCGAGGGCAGGTTCTGGGTCTCGGATCGGCAGCACGACGGCCGCGACGGCTACTGGGCCGTCACCCCGCTGCGGCTGGGCGAGGCTGGCACCCCCGCAGTCCTGGTCGTCCAGGGATGGGCGGAGTCGCCGCAGGGCCCTGCCCCCACCGGCACGGCCGAGGTGACCGGCTGGCTGCAACCTCCTGAGGGCGGCACGGTGACCGACGACGATGCCAGCGACGACATCTTCCCGGAGATCCGCGTCGCCGACGCCGTCCAGCGTGTCGACACCGACCTCTACAGCGCCTACGTCGTGGCCGACCCCGCGCGCAGCGCCGACGTCACCGGAGACCTCGCGCCCGCCGACCTTGCCTCACTGCCCGAGGTGGGTCGCTTCACGGCGCTGAAGAACCTGCTCTACGCCATCGAGTGGTGGGTGTTCGGAGCGTTCGCGGCCTTCGTGTGGTGGCGGTGGCGGCAGGACGCCCGTGACGAGGAGGCGTCGTACGCCGCTTAG
- a CDS encoding YcnI family protein translates to MTGASNRGFRRAQRTLLAGLALGAMVLPSTAWAHVTVQPGEVEGGGFSVVSFRVPTERDDASTTKVQVLLPEDQPIGSVRTRPVPGWKVTTKNRTLDEPIDMFGEEVDSVVSEVTWTATGEGIAPNQFEDFDVSMGQLPESGEMVFTAIQTYSSGEVVKWNEVAVDEQSEPEHPAPVLTITAPEAADAEAATEAEAAGATASEDDGDGSTVVPVVLSGLALLAAMGALFVALRRRA, encoded by the coding sequence ATGACCGGCGCTTCGAACCGTGGGTTCCGCCGAGCCCAGCGGACGCTCCTGGCAGGGCTTGCGCTCGGTGCGATGGTGCTCCCGTCGACGGCTTGGGCGCACGTCACGGTGCAGCCGGGCGAGGTCGAGGGCGGCGGGTTCTCGGTCGTGTCGTTCCGGGTGCCGACCGAGCGTGACGACGCGAGCACCACCAAGGTCCAGGTGCTGCTGCCGGAGGACCAGCCGATCGGTTCGGTGCGGACCCGGCCGGTGCCCGGCTGGAAGGTCACGACGAAGAACCGGACCCTCGACGAGCCCATCGACATGTTCGGCGAGGAGGTCGACTCGGTCGTGTCCGAGGTGACGTGGACCGCGACGGGTGAGGGCATCGCGCCGAACCAGTTCGAGGACTTCGACGTGAGCATGGGCCAGCTGCCTGAGTCCGGCGAGATGGTGTTCACCGCCATCCAGACCTACTCCTCGGGTGAGGTCGTGAAGTGGAACGAGGTCGCCGTCGACGAGCAGTCCGAGCCCGAGCACCCGGCACCGGTCCTGACGATCACCGCCCCGGAAGCCGCCGACGCCGAGGCCGCGACCGAGGCCGAGGCTGCTGGCGCCACGGCGTCCGAGGACGACGGTGACGGTTCGACGGTCGTGCCGGTCGTGCTGTCGGGGCTGGCCCTGCTGGCCGCGATGGGTGCCCTGTTCGTTGCGCTGAGGCGTCGGGCGTGA